In Mustelus asterias unplaced genomic scaffold, sMusAst1.hap1.1 HAP1_SCAFFOLD_3686, whole genome shotgun sequence, one DNA window encodes the following:
- the LOC144490726 gene encoding cysteinyl leukotriene receptor 1-like: MFSLNFNPNSSNCSSDDFKFPVFTGVYSLILVTGLIGNTLALYVFVRLTRRKTASTVIMVNLALSDLFFNLTLPYRISYYSQREWKLATFLCPVTTYAFYVNLYSSIFFLTALSVSRYLVILHPMWSRRTVTVRKAVWASLGIWMGVGLSCAPFLRVTCTRRGEKYHCFQQPSFMSWGQILRMNYLGLVVGFLFPFLIIVVCYARVVRRLRKTAVGLTKSPRAHCRSVYLVAFVTASFLLCFLPYHLIRTVHLHLMVNNRQCQAVTAVIHVLNVASVCLAAANSCLNPLLYYFAGANFRRNAKLATIFKLRKFSTNQENSSAISLQQAV; this comes from the coding sequence ATGTTCTCCCTGAACTTCAATCCCAATTCGTCCAATTGCAGCAGTGACGATTTCAAGTTCCCTGTTTTTACGGGTGTGTACAGCCTGATTCTGGTCACTGGCCTGATCGGAAACACTCTGGCCCTCTATGTCTTTGTGAGACTGACCCGCAGGAAGACGGCGAGTACGGTCATCATGGTTAACCTGGCTCTCTCCGACCTCTTCTTCAACTTGACGCTGCCCTACCGCATCTCCTACTACTCGCAGCGGGAGTGGAAACTCGCCACCTTCCTCTGCCCCGTCACCACTTACGCCTTCTACGTCAACCTCtactccagcattttctttctgaCGGCCCTGAGCGTCTCCCGCTACCTGGTCATCCTGCACCCCATGTGGTCCCGGCGGACGGTGACGGTGAGGAAGGCTGTGTGGGCCTCGCTGGGGATCTGGATGGGGGTGGGTCTCAGTTGCGCCCCCTTCCTGCGGGTCACCTGCACCCGGAGGGGCGAGAAGTACCACTGCTTCCAGCAGCCCTCCTTCATGAGCTGGGGGCAGATCCTGAGGATGAACTACCTGGGGCTGGTGGTGGGCTTCCTGTTCCCCTTCCTGATCATCGTGGTGTGCTACGCGCGGGTGGTCCGTCGGCTGCGGAAGACGGCCGTCGGTTTGACCAAGAGCCCCCGCGCTCACTGCAGGTCGGTCTACCTGGTGGCCTTTGTGACGGCCTCCTTCCTGCTCTGCTTCCTGCCGTATCACCTAATCCGTACCGTCCACCTGCACCTGATGGTAAACAACCGGCAATGCCAGGCCGTCACTGCGGTTATCCACGTCCTGAATGTGGCCAGCGTCTGCCTGGCTGCTGCCAACAGCTGCCTCAACCCCCTCCTCTACTACTTCGCTGGGGCGAACTTCCGGAGGAACGCCAAGCTGGCGACAATCTTCAAGCTGAGAAAGTTTTCCACTAACCAGGAGAATTCCTCAGCCATATCACTACAACAAGCCGTCTGA